In the genome of Paenibacillus sp. FSL R5-0766, one region contains:
- a CDS encoding peptidylprolyl isomerase encodes MAKQAKIKLANGGEVLIDLFDQEAPNTVANFEKLANSGFYNGLTFHRVIPGFVAQGGCPNGSGAGGPGYTINCEINPNKHERGTLAMAHAGRNTGGSQFYICYQPQPHLDGQHTVFGKVTKGMEFVDALEGKDKMETVEVVEA; translated from the coding sequence ATGGCGAAACAAGCGAAAATTAAATTGGCAAACGGCGGAGAAGTTCTGATCGATCTGTTCGATCAAGAAGCTCCAAACACAGTAGCAAACTTTGAGAAACTGGCTAATTCCGGTTTCTACAATGGTCTTACATTCCACCGCGTTATCCCGGGCTTTGTAGCTCAAGGCGGATGCCCTAACGGTTCCGGTGCAGGTGGCCCAGGTTACACAATCAATTGTGAAATTAACCCGAACAAACATGAGCGCGGAACACTTGCTATGGCACATGCTGGCCGTAACACAGGTGGAAGCCAGTTCTACATCTGCTACCAACCTCAACCACATTTGGATGGACAACATACTGTATTTGGTAAAGTAACTAAAGGTATGGAGTTCGTGGACGCTTTAGAAGGTAAAGACAAAATGGAAACTGTTGAAGTTGTAGAAGCTTAA
- the lysA gene encoding diaminopimelate decarboxylase encodes MYLHGTSKINVQGHLEIGGVDATDLKEQFGTPLYVVDEQLVRERCREYMEAFRASGLGFQVAYASKAFCVMAMCALAAEEGLSLDVVSDGELFTALQAGFPAERIHFHGNNKTLEEIEMALDAEIGCFVVDNFNELHLLQAVAADKNRKVNILLRVTPGVEAHTHEYISTGQTDSKFGFDIGNGTAFEAIDLASKQTNLVLLGVHSHIGSQIFEVEGFQMAVQRVAEFAASVYERLNVAFKVVNLGGGFGIRYIDGDTPLEVAQYVKAITDAVKNHFAQIGYAVPEIWVEPGRSIVGEAGTTLYTVGTSKDIPGVRKYVAVDGGMTDNPRPALYESKYEAVLANRANEAAQETVSVAGKCCESGDMLIWDLDLPKVESGDLLAVACTGAYNYSMASNYNRIRRPAVVFVKDGQGDVVVRRETYQDIIQNDLVPARIGKQPVTR; translated from the coding sequence ATGTATTTACATGGTACAAGTAAAATAAATGTGCAAGGACATCTGGAGATTGGCGGAGTTGATGCAACAGATCTGAAAGAACAATTTGGAACTCCCCTGTACGTTGTGGACGAGCAATTGGTTCGCGAGCGTTGCAGAGAATATATGGAAGCATTCCGTGCTTCCGGATTGGGCTTCCAGGTTGCTTACGCAAGTAAAGCATTCTGTGTAATGGCGATGTGTGCCCTTGCAGCAGAAGAAGGACTTTCCCTGGATGTCGTATCTGACGGTGAACTGTTTACTGCACTGCAAGCAGGATTCCCGGCTGAGCGCATTCACTTCCACGGTAACAACAAAACGCTGGAAGAGATCGAAATGGCTCTTGATGCGGAGATTGGATGTTTTGTTGTTGATAACTTCAATGAATTGCATCTGTTGCAGGCTGTAGCAGCGGACAAAAATCGTAAAGTAAACATTTTGCTTCGTGTGACGCCTGGTGTTGAGGCACATACGCATGAATATATTTCCACAGGTCAAACGGATTCGAAATTTGGATTCGATATCGGCAATGGTACAGCATTTGAAGCGATTGACTTGGCTTCCAAGCAGACTAACCTGGTATTGCTCGGTGTGCATTCCCACATCGGTTCCCAGATCTTCGAAGTTGAAGGCTTCCAGATGGCTGTTCAACGTGTTGCTGAATTTGCAGCAAGTGTATATGAGCGTCTTAATGTTGCTTTCAAAGTGGTTAACCTGGGTGGTGGATTCGGAATCCGTTATATCGATGGAGATACGCCGCTTGAAGTTGCGCAATATGTGAAGGCTATTACAGACGCTGTTAAAAATCATTTTGCTCAAATCGGCTATGCCGTACCTGAGATCTGGGTTGAGCCAGGCCGCAGCATCGTGGGTGAAGCGGGAACAACGCTGTATACCGTTGGAACAAGCAAAGACATTCCAGGCGTGCGTAAATACGTTGCCGTGGATGGTGGTATGACCGATAACCCACGTCCTGCTTTGTATGAATCCAAGTACGAAGCCGTGCTTGCAAATCGTGCAAATGAGGCTGCTCAGGAAACGGTATCTGTTGCAGGTAAATGCTGCGAGAGTGGCGATATGCTGATCTGGGATCTGGACCTGCCAAAAGTGGAAAGCGGCGATCTGCTCGCTGTAGCTTGCACAGGCGCGTATAACTACTCCATGGCGAGCAACTACAACCGGATTCGTCGTCCAGCCGTTGTATTTGTCAAAGACGGTCAAGGAGATGTCGTGGTACGCCGTGAGACGTATCAAGATATCATCCAGAATGACCTGGTACCTGCACGTATTGGCAAACAGCCAGTAACTCGCTAA
- a CDS encoding spore germination protein has translation MDERTEHTGQENSEGITEEMLHKSAYEIQKEEEEKAYNKKKQNEMSDSIEESVQYWQENDDISPRMSENKYTLQQVLGLGESFDVNMREMVLGGKHVGLLMITGFAKDEILLEVLKRLTYLTPDDVSGHALKSYFECYIPHIQVEKVEKMSAVINKVLTGMSAMFVEGDRSVLIMDTRSYPVRSPEEPSLERVVRGSRDGFTETLLTNVTLVRRRIRDPGLKFEIMQVGRRTQTDVCVVYIDDIVDKVQVDSVREKIQRVDIDGIPAADKQLEEAIINKGWNPFPLVRYSERPDVTASHLLEGRVVIFVDTSPSVMILPTTFFDLCEHAEENRQTALMGTYLRWVRFAGILISLFLLPLWLLMVIDPSIKPMGLDFIGPQENVKLPIILQFLLIELGVDLLRMAAVHTPTPLASAMGLIAAILVGDIAVKTGYFVNEVVLYMAIAAIGMFATPSYELGLANRLVRLVLLIAVAIFKVPGLVVGSTLLILALTVHRSYNSSYLWPFIPFNAKALGNFLFRLPLLENKKRPSFNKTRDNTKMSDDPDGELRKSKKHK, from the coding sequence ATGGATGAACGAACGGAGCACACAGGCCAGGAAAATAGTGAAGGTATAACAGAAGAGATGTTACACAAGTCTGCTTATGAGATTCAGAAGGAAGAAGAGGAGAAAGCGTACAATAAGAAAAAACAAAATGAGATGTCCGACAGCATTGAGGAATCCGTACAATATTGGCAGGAAAATGATGATATCTCCCCACGCATGAGTGAGAACAAATATACGCTGCAACAGGTACTGGGGCTTGGAGAATCGTTCGATGTTAATATGAGGGAAATGGTCCTGGGTGGCAAGCATGTTGGATTGCTGATGATTACCGGTTTTGCCAAGGATGAGATTTTGCTTGAAGTATTGAAAAGACTGACCTACCTCACACCGGATGACGTCTCAGGACATGCTCTCAAATCCTATTTTGAATGTTACATTCCCCATATTCAGGTGGAAAAAGTCGAGAAGATGAGTGCGGTCATTAACAAGGTTCTTACCGGGATGAGTGCAATGTTCGTTGAAGGGGACCGCTCGGTTTTAATTATGGATACCCGGAGTTATCCGGTACGTTCACCCGAAGAACCTTCATTGGAAAGGGTAGTCCGAGGTTCCAGAGACGGCTTTACCGAAACACTCCTGACCAACGTAACCTTGGTGCGGCGCAGAATACGCGACCCAGGACTGAAATTTGAGATTATGCAGGTGGGGCGGAGAACACAAACCGATGTCTGCGTGGTGTACATTGACGATATTGTGGATAAAGTGCAGGTGGATTCAGTTCGTGAAAAAATTCAGCGAGTGGATATCGATGGTATTCCCGCAGCCGACAAGCAGCTGGAGGAAGCGATTATCAACAAGGGATGGAATCCGTTCCCACTCGTTCGATATTCCGAGCGACCAGATGTTACAGCTTCCCATTTACTGGAAGGACGAGTTGTCATTTTCGTAGACACTTCCCCCAGTGTGATGATTCTGCCTACGACCTTCTTCGACCTGTGTGAGCATGCGGAGGAAAACAGACAGACGGCATTGATGGGAACGTATTTACGATGGGTGCGTTTTGCAGGGATTCTCATCTCGCTGTTTTTGCTACCGTTATGGCTTCTCATGGTAATTGATCCTTCGATTAAACCGATGGGACTTGACTTCATTGGTCCACAGGAAAATGTAAAGCTGCCGATTATTCTGCAATTTCTCCTGATTGAACTTGGCGTCGATTTATTACGGATGGCGGCGGTTCATACGCCTACACCTCTGGCATCGGCGATGGGCTTAATCGCGGCCATTTTAGTCGGGGATATCGCCGTGAAAACAGGATATTTTGTCAATGAGGTTGTACTGTATATGGCTATCGCAGCCATCGGAATGTTTGCCACACCGAGTTACGAGCTTGGACTTGCCAACAGGCTAGTCAGGTTGGTTCTGTTAATTGCTGTTGCGATATTCAAGGTTCCGGGATTGGTCGTGGGCAGTACATTGCTCATACTGGCACTTACCGTTCACCGGTCGTACAATTCTTCGTATCTCTGGCCTTTTATACCGTTTAATGCAAAGGCCCTGGGTAATTTTTTATTCCGGCTTCCGTTGCTGGAAAATAAAAAACGTCCATCATTCAATAAAACCCGTGACAACACCAAAATGTCCGATGATCCGGACGGGGAACTGCGAAAAAGTAAAAAACACAAATGA
- a CDS encoding stage V sporulation protein AB: MRMSVLNGAISIVLGIAGGIAVGSGVIALILVLDMIPRLAQLTQSYDKTHWYEGALIGGSLLGTVADFWHWKMHGVLLLSPIVGMFCGVFIGLLAAALTEVLNVLPVLAKRLGMKPYLFGLLLAMILGKMTGSLFDFFIYQR, translated from the coding sequence ATGCGGATGAGCGTTCTTAATGGAGCAATCAGCATTGTATTGGGTATTGCAGGGGGAATTGCCGTAGGGAGCGGCGTAATTGCGCTCATTCTGGTGCTCGATATGATCCCAAGGTTGGCTCAACTTACGCAATCGTATGACAAGACTCACTGGTACGAAGGGGCGCTAATAGGTGGTTCACTGCTTGGGACGGTAGCAGACTTCTGGCACTGGAAAATGCATGGGGTGCTGCTGCTCAGCCCGATTGTTGGTATGTTCTGTGGCGTGTTCATCGGACTGCTGGCCGCGGCGCTCACTGAGGTACTCAATGTACTGCCCGTACTAGCCAAACGATTGGGCATGAAACCTTATTTGTTTGGATTACTGCTCGCCATGATTTTGGGCAAAATGACAGGTTCCCTGTTTGATTTTTTTATATATCAGCGGTAA
- a CDS encoding stage V sporulation protein AA yields the protein MSQTPTPMVYIRLRSRIRIQRGRAVKLGDIAHVLTSSEDQEGRLLELELLRPGPEDGNLILIDILQIIPRIRHILPEVTVELMGSGHTLVEVIAGNGQPSKSLFILVWLLLFFGSALTIMNFHADVNMQEVQIRIVEMLTGHRDEHPYLFQVAYSIGIGFGMAVFFNHLFKKKWNEEPTPLEVEMFLYQQNVDKYVVIEESERMHEQERREMNADERS from the coding sequence ATGTCCCAGACACCCACTCCAATGGTCTATATTCGTCTGCGCAGCCGTATTCGCATCCAGAGGGGCAGAGCAGTCAAGCTTGGAGACATTGCACATGTACTGACCTCTTCTGAAGACCAGGAGGGCAGGCTACTGGAGCTTGAACTGCTGCGCCCTGGACCGGAGGATGGCAATCTGATCCTCATTGATATATTGCAGATTATTCCCCGAATTCGGCACATCTTGCCGGAGGTAACTGTGGAACTGATGGGATCAGGTCATACGTTGGTTGAAGTCATTGCGGGAAATGGTCAACCTTCCAAGTCCCTGTTCATTCTGGTTTGGCTGCTGCTGTTCTTTGGATCAGCCTTAACCATCATGAATTTTCATGCCGATGTGAACATGCAGGAAGTACAGATTCGAATTGTGGAGATGCTTACTGGGCATCGGGACGAACATCCCTATCTGTTCCAAGTGGCATATTCCATTGGCATTGGATTCGGAATGGCCGTATTTTTTAATCATTTGTTCAAGAAAAAGTGGAATGAGGAACCTACCCCGCTAGAAGTGGAGATGTTCCTATACCAGCAAAATGTAGATAAATATGTGGTGATTGAAGAGAGCGAACGGATGCACGAGCAGGAACGCAGGGAGATGAATGCGGATGAGCGTTCTTAA
- a CDS encoding AraC family transcriptional regulator: MQKIEFIIDQHLKEMTQHRTDTLSIACYETTIVQNVHGHIPLHWHDELQFVAVLQGTALFHINDQKMILSKGDGVFINSGIMHMAEDHGVSENCIYLCLNLSPHVIMPSDLYIKYVHPYVTATNLPFLYIERANAWGEQILDAVARIRKELVHQVPFYEVNIASAVLNMWKLLIMNGYSLEHDPSEMSRNNRMKDMLQWINLNYADPIKLEDIAKAGQLSRSETCRYFKQILKTTPMQYVIEYRIQRSIELLQSSKRSITEIAYEVGFNSTSYYINQFRKTMNSTPLRFRRELNKRKKEHNS, translated from the coding sequence ATGCAGAAGATCGAATTTATCATTGATCAACATTTGAAAGAAATGACGCAACACCGTACCGATACCTTATCTATAGCCTGTTATGAGACAACCATTGTTCAAAATGTTCACGGACATATTCCTCTCCACTGGCATGATGAATTGCAGTTTGTTGCCGTTCTTCAGGGTACGGCGTTGTTCCATATCAACGATCAAAAGATGATTTTGTCCAAAGGTGACGGGGTTTTTATCAACAGTGGAATAATGCATATGGCCGAAGATCACGGGGTGAGCGAGAACTGCATTTATTTATGTCTGAATTTGTCCCCACATGTTATCATGCCTTCGGATTTGTATATAAAGTACGTACATCCATATGTAACAGCAACTAATTTGCCTTTTTTGTATATCGAAAGAGCTAACGCTTGGGGAGAACAGATCTTGGATGCTGTTGCACGGATTAGAAAGGAGCTAGTGCACCAAGTTCCTTTTTACGAAGTGAATATTGCTTCGGCGGTGCTTAATATGTGGAAACTGCTGATTATGAACGGATATTCTCTTGAACATGATCCATCAGAGATGAGCAGAAACAACCGAATGAAAGACATGTTGCAATGGATTAATCTCAATTATGCCGATCCAATTAAGCTTGAAGATATTGCAAAGGCTGGACAGTTAAGTCGGTCGGAGACGTGCCGTTATTTCAAGCAAATCCTGAAAACCACACCCATGCAATACGTGATCGAGTACCGCATCCAAAGAAGCATTGAACTATTGCAATCCTCCAAGCGTAGCATCACCGAGATTGCCTATGAGGTTGGTTTTAACAGCACGAGTTATTACATTAACCAATTCCGGAAAACAATGAATTCAACCCCTTTACGATTTAGAAGGGAATTGAACAAAAGAAAAAAAGAACATAATTCTTGA
- a CDS encoding EamA family transporter: MTTSVKSKISGIVLVLTGAICWGIGGTVSQKLFQLDGIEVNWYVTVRLLIAGLLLLVIQSFTNGRFQIFDVWRNKKTAGQLIIFGLVGMLAVQYTYMASIKHGNSAVATLLQYLSPVMIMIYIALRKQSVLTRNDLACAVLALGGCFLLLTNGSLTRLSVSSLAVIWGLLSGVSAAFYTLYAVQLIKKFDSLVVVGWAMIIGGLGMSFIHPPWKMNFANITLETYGYLIFTILFGTMIAFWFYIASLKSLTPKETSLLGSAEPLAAVGTTVIWLHEPFGFYQWIGMACILGMMLVMQSNRSRSRRINNK, from the coding sequence ATGACAACTTCTGTAAAATCCAAAATTTCAGGCATCGTACTCGTTCTGACGGGAGCCATCTGCTGGGGCATTGGGGGTACGGTATCTCAAAAACTGTTTCAACTGGATGGAATTGAGGTCAATTGGTATGTCACTGTAAGATTGTTGATTGCTGGGTTACTATTACTGGTTATTCAATCGTTTACTAATGGGCGATTTCAGATTTTTGATGTGTGGAGAAATAAAAAAACGGCTGGACAGTTGATCATTTTCGGATTGGTGGGCATGCTTGCCGTCCAGTATACGTACATGGCATCCATTAAACACGGCAATTCAGCGGTGGCTACACTCCTGCAGTACCTGTCCCCTGTCATGATCATGATTTACATCGCACTCCGGAAGCAGTCTGTCCTCACACGCAATGACCTTGCATGCGCCGTTCTGGCTCTCGGTGGGTGTTTTCTCCTGCTGACGAATGGCTCACTTACGCGGTTATCTGTCTCCTCGCTCGCAGTGATATGGGGGCTGTTATCCGGGGTTTCAGCTGCATTTTATACGCTGTATGCCGTGCAACTGATTAAAAAGTTCGATTCACTTGTTGTGGTCGGCTGGGCAATGATCATCGGTGGTCTGGGAATGAGTTTTATTCACCCGCCCTGGAAAATGAATTTTGCTAACATCACGCTCGAAACCTACGGATATTTGATATTTACGATCCTTTTTGGAACCATGATTGCTTTTTGGTTTTATATTGCGAGTCTCAAAAGTCTTACACCCAAGGAAACTAGCCTGCTCGGGAGCGCGGAGCCCCTTGCTGCTGTTGGAACAACCGTCATATGGCTCCATGAACCCTTTGGCTTCTATCAATGGATTGGTATGGCATGTATTCTTGGCATGATGCTGGTCATGCAGTCCAATCGTTCGAGATCTCGCCGTATTAACAACAAATAA
- the sigF gene encoding RNA polymerase sporulation sigma factor SigF, whose amino-acid sequence MDAEVKPSSQTYLDDAEVKRLIALSQSGDHVSRDTLVNCNIRLVWSVVQRFMNRGYDPEDLFQIGCIGLLKSVDKFDLSYDVKFSTYAVPMIIGEIQRFLRDDGTLKVSRSLKEMANKVRKKRDELSKHLDRLPTIKEVAAELGVTPEEVVFAQEANKPPTSIHETVFENDGDPITLMDQIADESQERWFDKLALNEAIGGLSERERLIVYLRYYRDQTQSEVASRLGISQVQVSRLEKKILQSIRDQIAQ is encoded by the coding sequence ATGGATGCTGAAGTGAAACCATCTTCACAGACCTATTTGGACGATGCCGAGGTCAAACGGCTGATTGCGCTCAGTCAGTCGGGTGACCATGTTTCACGGGATACGCTGGTGAACTGCAACATCAGACTCGTCTGGTCCGTCGTACAGCGTTTTATGAACAGGGGATATGATCCGGAAGATCTGTTCCAGATTGGTTGTATCGGTCTGCTCAAGTCAGTAGACAAATTCGATCTCAGTTATGACGTGAAGTTCTCAACCTACGCGGTACCGATGATCATCGGAGAAATCCAGCGATTCCTGCGGGATGACGGTACCCTGAAGGTCAGTCGTTCACTGAAAGAGATGGCGAATAAAGTCCGCAAAAAAAGGGACGAACTGTCCAAACATCTGGATCGTTTACCAACGATTAAGGAAGTTGCCGCAGAGCTGGGGGTAACCCCGGAGGAAGTTGTATTTGCCCAGGAAGCAAACAAACCACCGACCTCCATCCATGAGACGGTATTTGAGAATGACGGTGATCCCATTACGTTAATGGATCAGATTGCCGACGAGTCTCAGGAACGTTGGTTTGACAAGCTGGCTCTGAACGAAGCCATCGGTGGTCTCAGCGAGCGGGAGCGGTTAATCGTGTATCTTCGGTATTACCGGGATCAGACGCAGTCCGAGGTTGCCAGCAGGCTGGGAATATCTCAGGTTCAGGTATCACGTCTGGAGAAAAAAATACTGCAATCCATCCGCGACCAGATCGCGCAGTGA
- the spoIIAB gene encoding anti-sigma F factor, whose protein sequence is MNEGTGTNFMNLQFAAKSENESFARVTVAAFISQLDPTMDELSDLKTVISEAVTNSIIHGYNNNSEGVVSIQAEIREDMITIIVEDRGEGIEDLELAKQPLYTSKPELERSGMGFTIMENFMDEFEVSSEPGRGTSIKMKKRIESKKALYN, encoded by the coding sequence ATGAATGAAGGAACAGGGACAAATTTCATGAATCTGCAATTCGCGGCCAAGTCAGAGAATGAGTCGTTTGCACGGGTTACCGTTGCTGCGTTTATCTCCCAGCTTGATCCAACGATGGACGAGCTCAGTGACCTGAAGACGGTCATTTCGGAAGCCGTGACCAACAGCATCATCCACGGATACAACAATAACTCCGAGGGTGTTGTGTCCATCCAGGCCGAGATTCGGGAAGACATGATTACAATCATCGTGGAAGACCGCGGTGAAGGAATCGAAGATCTTGAACTGGCCAAGCAGCCGCTATATACGTCCAAACCCGAACTTGAGCGGTCGGGCATGGGCTTCACCATTATGGAAAACTTTATGGATGAATTCGAAGTCAGCAGTGAGCCCGGCAGAGGCACCTCCATCAAGATGAAAAAAAGGATTGAATCCAAGAAAGCATTGTATAATTAG
- the spoIIAA gene encoding anti-sigma F factor antagonist yields the protein MNLHVEMEHHRGILIVRLSGELDHHTADMVRMQMDEAIQRRQSEHLVLSLKDLQFMDSSGLGVILGRYKLIKNKGGKMVVCDVNSPVYRLLEMSGLFKIMPIYENEGTALSGLEVVS from the coding sequence GTGAACTTGCATGTGGAAATGGAACACCATCGCGGGATTCTGATTGTACGATTATCCGGGGAGCTGGATCACCATACAGCTGACATGGTACGGATGCAAATGGATGAAGCCATCCAGCGGAGACAAAGCGAGCATCTGGTACTCAGCCTGAAAGATCTGCAATTTATGGACAGTTCAGGTCTGGGTGTCATTTTGGGAAGATACAAGCTCATTAAGAATAAAGGTGGCAAGATGGTGGTCTGTGACGTCAATTCGCCAGTGTACCGTTTGTTGGAAATGTCGGGTCTGTTCAAGATTATGCCGATATACGAAAATGAGGGAACTGCTCTCTCAGGTCTGGAGGTCGTCTCATGA
- a CDS encoding D-alanyl-D-alanine carboxypeptidase family protein — translation MKKRIMASFMTLCILLSLLASTALAEETPKAAGGTDLAPSARSAILMDADTGTVIYEKNSHDQLPPASITKIMTMLLTIEAIDSGKLKLTDKVRTSEYAASMGGSQIFLEPGEEMTVDDMLKGIAMASGNDASVAMAEKIAGSEEAFVQLMNERAKELGMKDTHFANCNGLPVDNHYSSAHDIAVMSRELLKHSGITKYTGAYQDYLRKDTEKPFWLVNTNKLVRFYQGADGLKTGYTSEAKFCLSATASKDGLRVVSVVLGEPNTKTRNSEVSSMFDYAFTQYTMKALYKAGDLLGSLKIEKGEVAELPLNATQNYSVLMRKGAKSNDIRHELLVAKELKAPIKAGQSIGKLVVYQGNDVIKEFDIQAPQDVNKAGWWKLFKRTTSNLFD, via the coding sequence GTGAAGAAAAGAATAATGGCATCGTTCATGACCCTTTGTATCCTGCTGTCCCTTTTGGCATCAACGGCATTAGCTGAAGAAACACCGAAGGCAGCGGGAGGAACTGATCTGGCCCCGTCGGCGCGCTCTGCGATCTTAATGGATGCAGACACGGGAACGGTCATTTATGAGAAAAACAGTCATGATCAGCTGCCTCCAGCGAGCATTACAAAGATTATGACCATGCTGCTTACAATCGAAGCGATCGACTCGGGTAAGCTGAAGCTGACCGACAAAGTAAGAACGAGCGAATACGCAGCTTCCATGGGCGGTTCGCAGATCTTTCTGGAGCCTGGGGAAGAAATGACGGTCGACGATATGTTAAAAGGGATCGCGATGGCTTCGGGCAATGATGCCTCGGTAGCGATGGCTGAGAAGATCGCTGGCTCGGAAGAAGCCTTTGTGCAGCTGATGAATGAGCGTGCGAAGGAGCTTGGCATGAAGGATACTCATTTTGCCAACTGTAACGGTCTGCCGGTCGATAATCATTATTCTTCCGCCCATGACATTGCCGTCATGAGCCGTGAGCTGTTGAAGCATTCCGGGATTACGAAGTACACCGGTGCATATCAGGATTACCTTCGCAAAGATACGGAAAAGCCATTCTGGCTGGTGAACACAAACAAGCTGGTTCGTTTTTATCAAGGGGCAGACGGTTTGAAAACAGGTTACACATCCGAAGCGAAATTCTGCTTGTCCGCAACAGCGTCCAAAGATGGACTGCGTGTCGTTTCCGTGGTACTTGGTGAACCAAATACCAAAACACGGAACAGCGAAGTATCTTCGATGTTTGACTATGCCTTTACTCAATATACGATGAAGGCTCTCTACAAGGCAGGGGATCTGCTGGGTAGTCTGAAGATCGAAAAAGGTGAAGTTGCCGAATTACCTCTGAATGCCACGCAAAATTATAGTGTGCTGATGCGCAAAGGAGCCAAATCCAATGACATCCGGCATGAATTGCTGGTTGCTAAAGAATTGAAAGCTCCGATCAAGGCTGGGCAAAGTATAGGTAAACTGGTGGTTTACCAGGGTAACGACGTCATAAAGGAGTTCGACATTCAGGCTCCGCAGGATGTGAATAAGGCGGGCTGGTGGAAGCTGTTCAAGCGGACGACGTCCAACCTGTTTGACTAA
- a CDS encoding purine-nucleoside phosphorylase, with protein MTALNQQMISEAASYIQSKSSIKPEVGLILGSGLGVLAELIEDGVSIAYQDIPHFPVSTVEGHEGELLVGTIKGRPVVMMKGRFHMYEGYGPELTAFPVRVMKELGVSSLLVTNAAGGVNTSYEAGDLMLISDHLNLTGKNPLIGPNDAALGVRFPDLSEAYSRRLRALAKDTAASQGFNVREGVYAGMLGPNYETPAEIRMLRTLGADAVGMSTVSEVIVARHAGLEVLGISCISNMAAGILDQPLSHDEVMETTERVRESFLALVVAVIPQM; from the coding sequence ATGACAGCATTAAACCAACAAATGATTTCGGAAGCAGCATCTTATATTCAAAGCAAAAGCTCCATCAAGCCGGAAGTCGGTTTGATTTTGGGTTCAGGTCTTGGCGTACTGGCAGAACTGATTGAAGATGGCGTAAGTATTGCTTATCAGGATATTCCCCATTTTCCAGTGTCCACAGTAGAAGGACATGAAGGTGAACTATTGGTCGGAACCATTAAAGGTCGTCCAGTTGTGATGATGAAAGGCCGCTTCCACATGTACGAAGGATATGGTCCGGAATTGACAGCTTTCCCGGTACGGGTTATGAAAGAACTGGGTGTAAGCAGCCTGCTTGTAACCAATGCTGCGGGCGGCGTGAATACGTCGTATGAAGCTGGAGACTTGATGCTGATCTCTGATCACTTGAATCTCACAGGCAAAAATCCACTGATCGGACCAAATGACGCTGCACTGGGCGTGCGTTTCCCTGATCTGTCCGAAGCATATAGCCGCCGTTTGCGTGCGCTGGCGAAGGATACGGCCGCATCACAAGGTTTTAACGTACGTGAAGGGGTATACGCAGGTATGCTCGGTCCGAACTATGAGACACCGGCAGAGATCAGAATGCTGCGTACACTGGGCGCAGACGCAGTGGGCATGTCCACTGTATCTGAAGTGATTGTGGCACGCCACGCGGGCCTGGAAGTACTCGGTATTTCCTGTATCAGCAACATGGCTGCCGGAATTCTGGACCAGCCGTTGTCACATGATGAGGTTATGGAGACGACGGAACGTGTGCGTGAGTCGTTCCTGGCGCTGGTAGTGGCAGTTATTCCACAAATGTAA